In a genomic window of Myxococcales bacterium:
- a CDS encoding serine/threonine protein kinase, with protein sequence MASDDAATLPSTDRGSASADLRAAEPERYILIEQLGAGGMGVVWAAYDRVLDRKVALKLLHDRFLGAADQARLAREARAMAQLSHPNVVPVFDVGERDGRTFLTMEFVRGRALTDWLEDRPAWPAIVEVFRAAAGGLAAAHAAGIVHKDVKPGNILVGDDGRVRVADFGVAGAVTGAVGAPTAIAADAAPVTVTVTVEGTPAYMAPEQLRGEAADARSDVFSLCVALHEACGGSRPFAAGTIAELRAAIDRGPPPLAGVPDWLARLVARGLAVDPAARFSSMDALAAALAGPGPSWRRRAAPYALAVVAVGALGGAVIATRGHGAAAPPPPPSCAQEAATAFGETWSAPRRAALIAGFRATARAGAGPAGERTAAAIDALADGWRARSVAACQAVRDHSWSADLGGLAATCLAEHRGRLGALIDGLTEADAVAVASGHDLVARLAPPSVCGDPDYLRGRVVTPRDPARAAELDALTARGEAVAAAITLQRWPVVEREVPPFRAEADRLDDARSIARALQFEAALARQRADWPAAVAATKQAYLLSRRHRDVEGAADAAASLVWLLGYFQSEFEAGEDWAALALVEIDSVATSHTALLVHQAVGILAEHRGQGARAVEHQRRAYELALQLYGADHVMTARAAQNLAGAQFEAGDAAAAAALYRQAMPKLAEAFGPTSLAHAHALSHFGVVLSAAGDHAAALDTAARAVAVGAEAGAAGEDLATLQLNQGAVLLEAGRLDDAIAPLVAARAGFLAADQPEVAAQALSNLGQLRGDLAARRHDPALARQAIADLTEAARALEAGWGADHPEVAYALANLAVVYVQQGQCARALPVAERAAAITGDAPDTATPLVTIARCRLAAGQAAAAVTLLQRARALQAEGQDPVQVAEAEAWLGLAQLAAHDDAGAARLRAARPALVDDARQAELVVRIDRALTTR encoded by the coding sequence ATGGCGTCCGACGATGCGGCCACGTTGCCGAGCACGGACCGCGGGTCCGCGTCGGCCGACCTGCGCGCGGCGGAGCCGGAGCGGTACATCCTGATCGAGCAGCTCGGCGCCGGCGGCATGGGCGTGGTGTGGGCGGCCTACGATCGCGTGCTCGATCGCAAGGTCGCGCTCAAGCTGCTCCACGACCGGTTCCTGGGCGCGGCCGATCAGGCCCGGCTCGCGCGCGAGGCCCGGGCGATGGCGCAGCTGTCGCATCCCAACGTCGTGCCGGTCTTCGACGTCGGCGAGCGCGACGGCCGCACGTTCCTGACGATGGAGTTCGTGCGTGGGCGCGCGCTGACGGACTGGCTCGAGGACCGCCCGGCGTGGCCGGCGATCGTCGAGGTGTTCCGGGCCGCGGCCGGCGGGCTGGCGGCGGCCCACGCCGCCGGGATCGTCCACAAGGACGTCAAGCCGGGGAACATCCTCGTCGGCGACGACGGCCGGGTCCGGGTCGCGGACTTCGGCGTCGCCGGGGCGGTCACGGGCGCGGTCGGGGCGCCGACGGCGATCGCCGCCGACGCGGCGCCGGTCACGGTCACGGTCACCGTCGAGGGCACGCCCGCGTACATGGCGCCCGAGCAGCTCCGCGGCGAGGCCGCGGACGCGCGCAGCGACGTGTTCTCGCTGTGCGTCGCGCTGCACGAGGCCTGCGGCGGGAGCCGGCCGTTCGCCGCCGGGACCATCGCCGAGCTGCGCGCGGCGATCGATCGCGGGCCGCCGCCGCTCGCGGGCGTGCCGGACTGGCTGGCGCGCCTCGTCGCCCGTGGCCTCGCCGTCGATCCGGCGGCGCGGTTCTCGTCGATGGACGCGCTGGCCGCGGCGCTGGCCGGGCCCGGGCCGTCGTGGCGCCGGCGCGCCGCGCCCTACGCGCTGGCCGTGGTCGCCGTCGGCGCGCTGGGCGGGGCGGTCATCGCGACCCGCGGTCACGGCGCCGCCGCGCCGCCGCCACCGCCGAGCTGCGCGCAGGAGGCGGCGACCGCGTTCGGCGAGACCTGGTCGGCGCCGCGGCGCGCCGCGCTGATCGCCGGGTTCCGCGCCACCGCGCGCGCGGGCGCGGGCCCGGCCGGCGAGCGCACGGCGGCCGCGATCGACGCGCTCGCCGACGGGTGGCGCGCGCGCAGCGTGGCGGCGTGCCAGGCGGTGCGCGACCACAGCTGGTCGGCCGATCTCGGCGGGCTCGCGGCGACGTGCCTGGCGGAGCACCGCGGTCGGCTCGGCGCGTTGATCGACGGCCTCACCGAGGCCGACGCGGTCGCGGTCGCGAGCGGCCACGACCTGGTCGCGCGCCTGGCGCCGCCGTCGGTGTGCGGCGATCCCGACTACCTGCGCGGTCGGGTCGTGACGCCGCGGGATCCCGCGCGCGCGGCCGAGCTCGACGCGCTGACCGCGCGCGGCGAGGCGGTCGCCGCGGCCATCACCCTGCAGCGTTGGCCGGTGGTCGAGCGCGAGGTCCCGCCGTTCCGGGCCGAGGCCGATCGGCTCGACGACGCCCGGTCGATCGCCCGGGCGCTGCAGTTCGAGGCCGCGCTGGCCCGGCAGCGCGCCGACTGGCCGGCGGCGGTCGCCGCGACCAAGCAGGCCTACCTGCTCTCCCGTCGCCACCGCGACGTCGAGGGCGCCGCCGACGCGGCCGCGTCGCTGGTGTGGTTGCTCGGCTACTTCCAGAGCGAGTTCGAGGCCGGGGAGGACTGGGCCGCGCTGGCGCTGGTCGAGATCGACAGCGTCGCGACGTCGCACACGGCCCTGCTGGTGCATCAGGCCGTCGGCATCCTGGCCGAGCACCGCGGTCAGGGCGCGCGCGCGGTCGAGCACCAGCGGCGCGCGTACGAGCTCGCGCTGCAGCTCTACGGCGCCGACCACGTCATGACCGCGCGCGCGGCGCAGAACCTGGCGGGCGCCCAGTTCGAGGCCGGCGACGCGGCCGCGGCCGCGGCGCTGTACCGCCAGGCGATGCCGAAGCTGGCCGAGGCCTTCGGCCCGACCTCGCTGGCCCACGCCCACGCGCTGAGTCACTTCGGCGTCGTGCTGAGCGCCGCGGGCGATCACGCCGCCGCGCTCGACACCGCCGCGCGCGCGGTCGCCGTCGGCGCGGAGGCCGGCGCGGCCGGCGAAGATCTGGCGACGCTGCAGCTCAACCAGGGCGCGGTGCTGCTCGAGGCCGGCCGGCTCGACGACGCGATCGCGCCGCTGGTCGCGGCCCGCGCGGGCTTCCTCGCCGCGGACCAGCCCGAGGTCGCGGCCCAGGCGCTGTCGAACCTCGGCCAGCTCCGCGGCGACCTGGCGGCCCGGCGCCACGATCCGGCGCTGGCGCGCCAGGCGATCGCCGACCTGACCGAGGCCGCGCGCGCGCTCGAGGCGGGGTGGGGCGCCGATCACCCGGAGGTGGCGTACGCCCTCGCCAACCTCGCCGTCGTCTACGTCCAGCAAGGGCAGTGCGCGCGCGCGCTGCCGGTGGCCGAGCGCGCCGCGGCGATCACCGGCGACGCGCCCGACACCGCGACGCCGCTGGTCACGATCGCGCGCTGTCGCCTGGCCGCGGGTCAGGCCGCCGCGGCGGTGACGCTGCTGCAGCGGGCGCGCGCGCTCCAGGCCGAGGGGCAGGATCCCGTGCAGGTCGCCGAGGCCGAGGCCTGGCTGGGCTTGGCGCAGCTCGCCGCCCACGACGACGCCGGCGCGGCGCGGCTGCGCGCCGCCCGGCCCGCCCTCGTCGACGATGCGCGCCAGGCCGAGCTGGTGGTCCGGATCGATCGCGCGCTGACGACGCGCTGA
- a CDS encoding DUF4157 domain-containing protein codes for MTTSTGLGGSLAHDTPASERGAAPRRSAPGKVTRTERIAPSSAALQARADRGRPAVDGDSPEAPISWTLVQRAVAVSGPADDPFALHTLAARGVAGGGGALPHLAAIQESFGHHDVSGVRAHVGGAAADAAGAIGAHAYATGDDVAFGAAPDLHLAAHEAAHVVQQRGGVQLAGGVGQVGDPYEQHADAVADAVVRGESAAALLDTMAGRGAAGGPAVQRLTGAERTRARTGAVNDLTLEQLAHRIAYYDSTDQLSAEDRTALGEMGFDVERVRAHHGEGDLQFWVFPRRADAGPSGHTPVIAFRGSRGDEDFLEDTTGVGVGMGQFSMNQALIERELTGIGAGRGVVATGHSLGGALAEITAAYYPNLVVSVVTFQAPGISRAVIERLRSQPAGERPTAHHYRVHGCVVDNAGEGSLPGAVTVFDGGGADNPLHAHTMYPLLSQQQDNPPWMRAGDALLGPAISPSNVSQRRDTTTSAGAAAQGRDDGPGGEETARVIAGELTAEGQRRDAYARVWTLHILPHAQASDITLIDDMIRRQCADEGIGPDTDNMLRNYREMFPELAAADEIMRSYGTSQAAPAEDEFIAAVEERAGLGGAEASARIHRYWRAWQGGEAARPNRGAAPARTDRPDDGQRDGTRARLDGLRDRQFGHDPAERR; via the coding sequence ATGACGACATCCACGGGGCTCGGCGGCTCACTCGCGCACGACACGCCCGCGTCTGAACGTGGGGCCGCGCCACGGCGGTCGGCGCCGGGCAAGGTGACGCGGACCGAGCGCATCGCGCCGTCGTCGGCGGCGCTGCAGGCGCGCGCTGACCGGGGCCGGCCTGCGGTCGACGGCGATAGCCCCGAGGCGCCGATCTCGTGGACGCTGGTGCAGCGGGCGGTGGCGGTGTCGGGGCCCGCGGACGATCCGTTCGCGCTGCACACGCTCGCGGCGCGGGGCGTGGCCGGCGGCGGCGGGGCGCTGCCGCACCTGGCGGCGATCCAGGAGAGTTTCGGGCACCACGACGTCTCGGGCGTGCGCGCGCACGTCGGCGGCGCCGCGGCCGACGCGGCGGGTGCGATCGGCGCGCACGCGTACGCGACCGGCGACGACGTCGCGTTCGGCGCGGCGCCCGACCTGCACCTGGCGGCGCACGAGGCGGCGCACGTGGTCCAGCAGCGCGGCGGCGTGCAGCTGGCGGGCGGGGTCGGGCAGGTCGGCGATCCGTACGAACAGCACGCCGACGCGGTCGCCGACGCGGTCGTGCGCGGCGAGAGCGCGGCGGCGCTGCTCGACACGATGGCCGGGCGCGGCGCCGCGGGCGGACCGGCGGTGCAGCGCTTGACCGGCGCGGAGCGGACGCGGGCGCGGACCGGCGCGGTCAACGATCTCACCCTCGAGCAGCTCGCGCACCGGATCGCGTACTACGACAGCACCGACCAGCTGAGCGCGGAGGATCGGACCGCGCTCGGCGAGATGGGCTTCGACGTCGAGCGCGTTCGGGCCCATCACGGCGAGGGCGACCTGCAGTTCTGGGTGTTCCCACGGCGCGCCGACGCCGGACCGTCGGGCCACACGCCGGTGATCGCGTTCCGCGGATCGCGCGGAGACGAAGACTTCCTCGAGGACACCACCGGCGTGGGGGTCGGCATGGGCCAGTTCTCGATGAACCAGGCCTTGATCGAGCGCGAGCTCACCGGGATCGGCGCTGGACGCGGCGTGGTGGCGACCGGACACAGCCTCGGCGGGGCGCTGGCCGAGATCACGGCCGCGTACTACCCGAACCTGGTGGTCTCGGTCGTCACGTTCCAGGCGCCCGGCATCTCACGAGCGGTCATCGAGCGACTGCGATCGCAACCCGCCGGGGAGCGGCCGACCGCCCATCACTACCGGGTCCACGGCTGCGTCGTCGACAACGCGGGTGAAGGGTCCCTGCCGGGTGCGGTCACGGTGTTCGACGGCGGGGGGGCCGACAACCCGCTGCACGCGCACACGATGTATCCGTTGCTGTCGCAGCAACAGGACAATCCGCCCTGGATGAGGGCGGGGGACGCGCTCCTCGGTCCAGCGATCTCCCCGTCGAACGTCTCCCAGCGGCGTGACACGACGACCTCGGCCGGCGCAGCCGCCCAGGGGCGCGACGACGGCCCCGGCGGAGAAGAGACGGCGCGCGTCATCGCTGGTGAGCTCACCGCGGAAGGCCAGCGCCGGGACGCCTACGCCCGCGTCTGGACGTTGCACATCCTGCCGCACGCCCAGGCCAGCGACATCACGCTGATCGACGACATGATCCGGCGCCAGTGCGCCGACGAAGGGATCGGACCGGACACCGACAACATGCTGCGCAACTACCGGGAGATGTTCCCCGAGCTGGCGGCCGCTGACGAGATCATGCGGTCGTACGGCACGTCCCAGGCGGCGCCCGCGGAGGACGAGTTCATCGCGGCCGTCGAGGAGCGGGCCGGGCTCGGCGGGGCCGAGGCGAGCGCGCGGATCCATCGCTACTGGCGCGCGTGGCAAGGCGGCGAGGCCGCGCGTCCCAACCGCGGCGCGGCCCCGGCGCGCACCGATCGGCCTGACGACGGGCAGCGCGATGGTACCCGCGCACGACTCGACGGCCTGCGGGACCGCCAGTTCGGGCACGACCCGGCCGAGCGCCGCTAG